In one Ictalurus furcatus strain D&B chromosome 10, Billie_1.0, whole genome shotgun sequence genomic region, the following are encoded:
- the tmem41b gene encoding transmembrane protein 41B — translation MAKKRSGVREPEGTTLIQEEATTKETQPLKAAQYTGGRSARMSLLILISIFACAASVMYLVYRNFPELSEDERDKIKVPKDMDDAKALGTVLSKYKDTYYTQVLIAYFATYVFLQTFAIPGSIFLSILSGYLYPFPLALFLVCLCSGLGASFCYMLSYLVGRPVVYKYLTEKAQKWSQQVDKHREHLINYIIFLRITPFLPNWFINITSPVINVPLGVFFFGTFIGVAPPSFVAINAGTTLYKLTTAGEAVSWYSLAVLAVLAVVSILPVCFQRKLQEKME, via the exons ATGGCGAAGAAGAGGAGCGGAGTCCGCGAACCTGAAGGCACTACTCTCATACAGGAGGAAGCAACGACAAAAGAAACGCAACCTCTTAAAG CAGCGCAGTATACCGGAGGACGATCTGCACGCATGTCCCTCCTCATCCTGATCTCCATCTTTGCCTGTGCTGCTTCAGTCATGTACCTGGTTTACAGAAATTTCCCAGAGCTGAGCGA agaCGAGAGGGACAAGATAAAAGTCCCCAAAGACATGGACGACGCTAAGGCACTGGGTACCGTGCTCTCCAAATATAAGGACACCTATTATACCCAAGTGCTTATAGCATATTTCGCTACTTATGTCTT CCTCCAGACATTTGCCATTCCAGGTTCAATTTTCCTCAGTATCCTGTCTGGTTATCTGTATCCCTTCCCCCTGGCCCTGTTCCTGGTTTGCCTG TGCTCAGGTCTGGGAGCGTCTTTCTGTTACATGCTGTCCTATTTGGTGGGCAGACCCGTGGTGTACAAGTACCTCACAGAGAAAGCGCAGAAATGGTCACAACAG GTCGATAAACACCGAGAACACCTCATCAATTACATCATCTTTCTGAGAATTACGCCTTTCCTTCCAAATTGGTTTATCAACATCACTTCTCCGGTCATCAACGTGCCACTGGGAGTCTTCTTCTTTGGTACATTCATtg GAGTCGCTCCTCCATCTTTCGTAGCGATAAACGCCGGAACGACGCTGTACAAGCTGACCACAGCGGGCGAGGCCGTGTCCTGGTACTCTTTGGCCGTTCTGGCCGTTCTGGCCGTAGTCTCTATTCTCCCGGTGTGTTTCCAGAGAAAGCTGCAGGAAAAGATGGAGTAA